A single window of Nicotiana sylvestris chromosome 3, ASM39365v2, whole genome shotgun sequence DNA harbors:
- the LOC138887190 gene encoding uncharacterized protein yields MTHQDSTIVHSIALKLEDLGAFTIFCTIESAEFAKALCDLGASINLMPYSVFKTLGIGQPRPTSMRLQMVDRTMKRPLGRPFLATGKTLVDVETGEHTFWVGDEKVVFHVCKSMKQANSIEVCSFVDLVTTVIIDDTNAMINVEDPLEAVLLNLDVNEDAS; encoded by the exons atgactcaccaagatagtacaatagtgcattcaatcgccctgaagcttgaagatctcggtgctttcaccattttTTGCACCATTGAGAGTGCGgagtttgctaaagctctatgtgatttgggggctagtatcaatttgatgccctattccgtTTTCAAGACTTTAGGTATTGGGcagccgaggccgacttccatgagattacaaatggtagatagaacgatgaagagaccattgg ggagacctttccttgctacaggGAAGACCTTAGTTGATGTAGAAACAGGGGAACACACCTtctgggtgggtgatgagaaagtggtctttcatgtgtgcaaatcaatgaagcaggcCAACAGTATCGAGGTGTGTTCTTTTGTGGATCTCGTCAcaacagtgataattgatgacaccaatgcaatgatcaatgtggaggacccattggaagccgtattattgaatcttgatgtcaatgaggatgcaagctgA